The following coding sequences lie in one Montipora foliosa isolate CH-2021 chromosome 11, ASM3666993v2, whole genome shotgun sequence genomic window:
- the LOC137976891 gene encoding ankyrin repeat and SOCS box protein 13-like, with translation MFSQKKIQKSRATKQEKSRKNKNKSPRVAGSSVSADALSKRLPDVGRLRNRKPSCPEILLHNTGLKGKQLPELLKLIKIGEADLNSLAIKGIFPLHEAVSKGLVDSAKVLLENATTVNVRNSEGSSPLDVAVETGNFECAELLIRHGASTENIKHGFVLRSRTLRKVSSSK, from the coding sequence gcAGAgcgacaaaacaagaaaaaagccGGAAAAATAAGAACAAGTCCCCAAGAGTAGCAGGGAGCAGTGTTAGCGCAGATGCACTCAGCAAAAGACTGCCAGATGTCGGCCGTTTGCGGAACAGAAAGCCGTCTTGTCCCGAGATTCTTCTTCACAATACAGGCCTCAAAGGAAAACAGCTACCAGAACTGTTGAAGCTGATCAAGATTGGAGAAGCAGACCTGAATTCTTTAGCCATAAAAGGGATCTTTCCTCTGCACGAAGCCGTGTCGAAAGGCCTTGTCGATAGTGCCAAGGTCCTCCTCGAGAACGCCACCACCGTAAATGTGCGAAATTCAGAAGGGTCCTCGCCTTTGGACGTGGCAGTTGAGAcgggaaattttgaatgcgcggAGCTGTTGATAAGACACGGAGCTTCGACAGAAAACATAAAACATGGCTTCGTCTTGAGGTCAAGGACTTTGCGAAAGGTATCTAGTAGCAAGTAG
- the LOC137977444 gene encoding endoplasmic reticulum aminopeptidase 2-like isoform X3: protein METEEDDFSMGEPKDGGHSSGENLFSWLYFKTSTPIHRLIVKAVFFSLSLVFAVVLVLIFLQHDFLPLFTEHARELSKHRSREDGVEFKIVDTMEKLARANRGRLPRDIQPLTYNLDLRVNLTTLRYCGVVKIKMLCKSATRFVILHSKDLDILDVSMTQAYEIPPVETLTVQRILLFKRNQQLCVEFFKRLRKGEMYVLNLRFKSKISNRLEGFYKSYYTNKHGEKRALAMTYFEPAHARKVFPCFDEPSFKASFIVSITRDSGSYYALSNMPRARLVHRKDGLVEEHFAPSVNMSSYLVAFAVLDFKWKEKKTDSGVAVRIHAPASDYDRLDYALDSAVKVLSYYEKLFEEPYPLPKLDLLAIPDLLIGAMENWGLVTFRRVHLVYDETYSSSETKLSIIRVIAHELAHQWFGNLVTMRWWNDLWLNEGFASFIQDEFGVNHVIKSWDMRDEVVATSWLTALEADSAWSSHPISVQVYRPEDIDDIFDTISYKKRYIQDHKYGNANADDLWEAIAQENRDIDVKGMMNAWTNQKGFPIINIHKQRDKLFIKQEDFLDKISLQHDREELSYKRKTWFIPLSYMTKSNGTPRWILMPQDCKVYTLKVGPAASTDPWVMANINATGFFTVNYDEENWKKLATQLRADHKVFSPSDRAGLIHDVFSLSCQGLLDPILALNLSTYMVRELQPVPWRVARKETKCLVEVFSKNNRPLYKKFLWHLQDHLIDFLGTEDTGSDQERSFRYDVLSEAMKSGQRKDINEIFTLLFNRLKKRSFERNLLLSLDDSKVRPQDSLYWIEQINKGTSKPDPRWSFIVSNWKTLARRYGGTYKLGNLVKAVAGSFHTTKQLKMVKDTFKALPSGELALRAQKQTLEKIRRNIAGKAKLLTTKETFMVHWLQEYLRSSK from the exons ATGGAAACAGAGGAAGATGATTTTTCAATGGGTGAGCCAAAAGATGGTGGTCATAGCAGCGGCGAAAACCTGTTTTCCTGGCTCTATTTTAAGACAAGCACACCGATCCACAGATTAATCGTCAAGGCCGTATTTTTCTCTCTTTCGCTTGTCTTTGCGGTAGTCCTCGTTCTCATATTTCTGCAACACGATTTCCTACCGCTCTTCACTGAGCATGCGCGGGAACTTTCTAAGCATCGTTCTAGGGAAGATGGGGTGGAGTTTAAAATTGTCGACACCATGGAAAAGCTAGCACGTGCAAACCGCGGGCGCTTACCAAGGGACATTCAACCGCTTACTTACAACCTGGATTTGCGGGTAAATTTAACAACTCTCCGATATTGTGGAGTTGTGAAGATTAAAATGCTTTGCAAAAGTGCAACTAGATTTGTTATTCTCCATTCGAAAGATTTGGATATATTAGACGTTTCCATGACACAGGCATATGAGATTCCACCAGTTGAAACATTGACTGTTCAAAGAATTCTGTTATTCAAGAGAAACCAGCAGCTTTGTGTGGAGTTTTTTAAACGTCTTCGTAAGGGAGAGATGTATGTTCTCAatttgagattcaagtccaagatTTCTAACAGATTAGAGGGGTTTTACAAGAGCTATTACACCAATAAACATGGAGAAAAAAG GGCGCTCGCAATGACTTACTTTGAGCCTGCACACGCAAGGAAAGTATTTCCATGCTTTGACGAGCCCTCGTTTAAAGCGTCCTTCATCGTTTCAATAACCCGTGACTCTGGATCGTATTACGCTCTGTCCAACATGCCACGCGCCCGTCTTGTTCACAGAAAGGATGGACTCGTTGAAGAGCATTTTGCTCCAAGCGTCAACATGAGCTCGTACTTGGTGGCTTTCGCGGTTTTAGACTTCAAATGGAAAGAGAAAAAGACTGATTCAGGAGTAGCG GTTCGGATCCATGCCCCTGCAAGCGATTACGACCGTTTGGATTATGCACTGGACAGTGCTGTTAAGGTTCTGTCTTATTACGAGAAGCTGTTTGAAGAGCCTTATCCACTTCCTAAACTTG ACTTGCTAGCAATTCCAGACTTGCTGATCGGCGCCATGGAAAACTGGGGACTGGTGACGTTTCGTCGTGTCCATCTTGTGTACGATGAGACGTATTCATCAAGTGAAACGAAACTGTCAATCATTCGCGTTATAGCGCACGAGCTGGCACATCAG TGGTTTGGAAATCTGGTGACCATGCGATGGTGGAATGATCTGTGGTTAAACGAGGGATTCGCTAGTTTTATCCAGGATGAATTTGGCGTCAATCACGTGATCAAGAGCTGGGACATG CGCGACGAAGTTGTAGCTACCAGCTGGCTGACTGCGTTGGAAGCTGATTCAGCTTGGTCCTCTCATCCAATCAGCGTACAGGTTTACAGACCGGAAGACATCGATGATATATTCGACACGATCTCTTACAAAAAG CGCTACATACAGGATCATAAATATGGAAACGCGAATGCGGATGATTTGTGGGAAGCAATTGCCCAG GAAAATAGAGATATCGATGTTAAAGGAATGATGAACGCTTGGACCAACCAGAAGGGTTTCCCAATCATCAATATTCACAAGCAGAGAGACAAGCTTTTCATCAAACAAGAAGATTTCCTCGATAAAATCAGCTTGCAACATGACAGAGAGGAACTTTCATATAAAAG AAAAACGTGGTTTATTCCTCTGTCGTACATGACAAAGTCAAATGGAACACCTCGCTGGATTTTGATGCCACAAGACTGCA AAGTGTACACCTTGAAAGTGGGCCCCGCGGCATCCACAGATCCATGGGTAATGGCAAATATCAATGCAACTGGTTTCTTTACCGTTAACTACGATGAAGAAAACTGGAAAAAGCTCGCAACGCAACTTCGAGCAGACCACAAG GTGTTCAGTCCATCTGACCGTGCTGGTTTGATCCACGACGTTTTCAGTCTTTCATG tCAAGGTCTTTTGGACCCCATTCTCGCCTTGAACCTATCAACGTACATGGTAAGAGAGTTGCAGCCAGTCCCCTGGCGCGTGGCCAGGAAAGAGACCAAATGTCTTGTGGAGGTGTTCAGCAAAAATAACAGACCGCTTTACAAG AAATTCTTATGGCATCTTCAAGATCACCTGATCGATTTCCTTGGCACAGAGGACACTGGAAGCGACCAGGAAAG atCTTTTAGATACGACGTTCTATCCGAAGCCATGAAAAGCGGTCAAAGAAAGGACATCAATGAAATATTTACACTCTTATTTAACAGGTTAAAGAAAAGGTCTTTTGAAAG AAATCTGCTGCTGAGTTTAGATGATAGCAAAGTCCGTCCTCAAGATAGCCTTTATTGGATAGAGCAGATTAACAAGGGAACGAGCAAACCGGATCCAAGATGGAGCTTTATAGTCAGCAACTGGAAAACTCTTGCAAGAAG GTATGGGGGAACGTACAAGCTTGGAAATCTTGTCAAAGCAGTTGCAGGAAGTTTTCACACGACAAAGCAGCTCAAGATG GTTAAGGACACATTTAAGGCCTTACCCTCTGGTGAACTGGCCCTCAGGGCACAAAAACAGACCCTGGAAAAGATACGCCGCAATATCGCCGGCAAAGCGAAGCTTCTGACGACAAAGGAGACATTCATGGTTCATTGGTTGCAGGAGTATTTAAGGAGTTCTAAATAA
- the LOC137977444 gene encoding endoplasmic reticulum aminopeptidase 1-like isoform X1: METEEDDFSMGEPKDGGHSSGENLFSWLYFKTSTPIHRLIVKAVFFSLSLVFAVVLVLIFLQHDFLPLFTEHARELSKHRSREDGVEFKIVDTMEKLARANRGRLPRDIQPLTYNLDLRVNLTTLRYCGVVKIKMLCKSATRFVILHSKDLDILDVSMTQAYEIPPVETLTVQRILLFKRNQQLCVEFFKRLRKGEMYVLNLRFKSKISNRLEGFYKSYYTNKHGEKRALAMTYFEPAHARKVFPCFDEPSFKASFIVSITRDSGSYYALSNMPRARLVHRKDGLVEEHFAPSVNMSSYLVAFAVLDFKWKEKKTDSGVAVRIHAPASDYDRLDYALDSAVKVLSYYEKLFEEPYPLPKLDLLAIPDLLIGAMENWGLVTFRRVHLVYDETYSSSETKLSIIRVIAHELAHQWFGNLVTMRWWNDLWLNEGFASFIQDEFGVNHVIKSWDMRDEVVATSWLTALEADSAWSSHPISVQVYRPEDIDDIFDTISYKKGAMIIRMLKNFLGEERFVNGIKRYIQDHKYGNANADDLWEAIAQENRDIDVKGMMNAWTNQKGFPIINIHKQRDKLFIKQEDFLDKISLQHDREELSYKRKTWFIPLSYMTKSNGTPRWILMPQDCKVYTLKVGPAASTDPWVMANINATGFFTVNYDEENWKKLATQLRADHKVFSPSDRAGLIHDVFSLSCQGLLDPILALNLSTYMVRELQPVPWRVARKETKCLVEVFSKNNRPLYKKFLWHLQDHLIDFLGTEDTGSDQERSFRYDVLSEAMKSGQRKDINEIFTLLFNRLKKRSFESLPNVGPNFRYLAFSFGANKSNEKDWDYLWSVYQQSPFDADRKYLMTVITSFDTDSIRSRNLLLSLDDSKVRPQDSLYWIEQINKGTSKPDPRWSFIVSNWKTLARRYGGTYKLGNLVKAVAGSFHTTKQLKMVKDTFKALPSGELALRAQKQTLEKIRRNIAGKAKLLTTKETFMVHWLQEYLRSSK, from the exons ATGGAAACAGAGGAAGATGATTTTTCAATGGGTGAGCCAAAAGATGGTGGTCATAGCAGCGGCGAAAACCTGTTTTCCTGGCTCTATTTTAAGACAAGCACACCGATCCACAGATTAATCGTCAAGGCCGTATTTTTCTCTCTTTCGCTTGTCTTTGCGGTAGTCCTCGTTCTCATATTTCTGCAACACGATTTCCTACCGCTCTTCACTGAGCATGCGCGGGAACTTTCTAAGCATCGTTCTAGGGAAGATGGGGTGGAGTTTAAAATTGTCGACACCATGGAAAAGCTAGCACGTGCAAACCGCGGGCGCTTACCAAGGGACATTCAACCGCTTACTTACAACCTGGATTTGCGGGTAAATTTAACAACTCTCCGATATTGTGGAGTTGTGAAGATTAAAATGCTTTGCAAAAGTGCAACTAGATTTGTTATTCTCCATTCGAAAGATTTGGATATATTAGACGTTTCCATGACACAGGCATATGAGATTCCACCAGTTGAAACATTGACTGTTCAAAGAATTCTGTTATTCAAGAGAAACCAGCAGCTTTGTGTGGAGTTTTTTAAACGTCTTCGTAAGGGAGAGATGTATGTTCTCAatttgagattcaagtccaagatTTCTAACAGATTAGAGGGGTTTTACAAGAGCTATTACACCAATAAACATGGAGAAAAAAG GGCGCTCGCAATGACTTACTTTGAGCCTGCACACGCAAGGAAAGTATTTCCATGCTTTGACGAGCCCTCGTTTAAAGCGTCCTTCATCGTTTCAATAACCCGTGACTCTGGATCGTATTACGCTCTGTCCAACATGCCACGCGCCCGTCTTGTTCACAGAAAGGATGGACTCGTTGAAGAGCATTTTGCTCCAAGCGTCAACATGAGCTCGTACTTGGTGGCTTTCGCGGTTTTAGACTTCAAATGGAAAGAGAAAAAGACTGATTCAGGAGTAGCG GTTCGGATCCATGCCCCTGCAAGCGATTACGACCGTTTGGATTATGCACTGGACAGTGCTGTTAAGGTTCTGTCTTATTACGAGAAGCTGTTTGAAGAGCCTTATCCACTTCCTAAACTTG ACTTGCTAGCAATTCCAGACTTGCTGATCGGCGCCATGGAAAACTGGGGACTGGTGACGTTTCGTCGTGTCCATCTTGTGTACGATGAGACGTATTCATCAAGTGAAACGAAACTGTCAATCATTCGCGTTATAGCGCACGAGCTGGCACATCAG TGGTTTGGAAATCTGGTGACCATGCGATGGTGGAATGATCTGTGGTTAAACGAGGGATTCGCTAGTTTTATCCAGGATGAATTTGGCGTCAATCACGTGATCAAGAGCTGGGACATG CGCGACGAAGTTGTAGCTACCAGCTGGCTGACTGCGTTGGAAGCTGATTCAGCTTGGTCCTCTCATCCAATCAGCGTACAGGTTTACAGACCGGAAGACATCGATGATATATTCGACACGATCTCTTACAAAAAG GGAGCTATGATCATCCGAATGCTTAAAAACTTTCTTGGTGAAGAAAGATTCGTGAATGGAATTAAA CGCTACATACAGGATCATAAATATGGAAACGCGAATGCGGATGATTTGTGGGAAGCAATTGCCCAG GAAAATAGAGATATCGATGTTAAAGGAATGATGAACGCTTGGACCAACCAGAAGGGTTTCCCAATCATCAATATTCACAAGCAGAGAGACAAGCTTTTCATCAAACAAGAAGATTTCCTCGATAAAATCAGCTTGCAACATGACAGAGAGGAACTTTCATATAAAAG AAAAACGTGGTTTATTCCTCTGTCGTACATGACAAAGTCAAATGGAACACCTCGCTGGATTTTGATGCCACAAGACTGCA AAGTGTACACCTTGAAAGTGGGCCCCGCGGCATCCACAGATCCATGGGTAATGGCAAATATCAATGCAACTGGTTTCTTTACCGTTAACTACGATGAAGAAAACTGGAAAAAGCTCGCAACGCAACTTCGAGCAGACCACAAG GTGTTCAGTCCATCTGACCGTGCTGGTTTGATCCACGACGTTTTCAGTCTTTCATG tCAAGGTCTTTTGGACCCCATTCTCGCCTTGAACCTATCAACGTACATGGTAAGAGAGTTGCAGCCAGTCCCCTGGCGCGTGGCCAGGAAAGAGACCAAATGTCTTGTGGAGGTGTTCAGCAAAAATAACAGACCGCTTTACAAG AAATTCTTATGGCATCTTCAAGATCACCTGATCGATTTCCTTGGCACAGAGGACACTGGAAGCGACCAGGAAAG atCTTTTAGATACGACGTTCTATCCGAAGCCATGAAAAGCGGTCAAAGAAAGGACATCAATGAAATATTTACACTCTTATTTAACAGGTTAAAGAAAAGGTCTTTTGAAAG CCTTCCGAATGTTGGACCCAACTTCCGGTACTTGGCTTTCTCTTTTGGGGCGAACAAGTCAAACGAGAAAGACTGGGACTATCTGTGGTCAGTCTATCAACAGTCGCCTTTTGATGCGGACCGGAAGTATTTAATGACTGTCATTACGTCGTTCGACACTGACAGCATCAGATCGAG AAATCTGCTGCTGAGTTTAGATGATAGCAAAGTCCGTCCTCAAGATAGCCTTTATTGGATAGAGCAGATTAACAAGGGAACGAGCAAACCGGATCCAAGATGGAGCTTTATAGTCAGCAACTGGAAAACTCTTGCAAGAAG GTATGGGGGAACGTACAAGCTTGGAAATCTTGTCAAAGCAGTTGCAGGAAGTTTTCACACGACAAAGCAGCTCAAGATG GTTAAGGACACATTTAAGGCCTTACCCTCTGGTGAACTGGCCCTCAGGGCACAAAAACAGACCCTGGAAAAGATACGCCGCAATATCGCCGGCAAAGCGAAGCTTCTGACGACAAAGGAGACATTCATGGTTCATTGGTTGCAGGAGTATTTAAGGAGTTCTAAATAA
- the LOC137977444 gene encoding endoplasmic reticulum aminopeptidase 1-like isoform X2, with amino-acid sequence METEEDDFSMGEPKDGGHSSGENLFSWLYFKTSTPIHRLIVKAVFFSLSLVFAVVLVLIFLQHDFLPLFTEHARELSKHRSREDGVEFKIVDTMEKLARANRGRLPRDIQPLTYNLDLRVNLTTLRYCGVVKIKMLCKSATRFVILHSKDLDILDVSMTQAYEIPPVETLTVQRILLFKRNQQLCVEFFKRLRKGEMYVLNLRFKSKISNRLEGFYKSYYTNKHGEKRALAMTYFEPAHARKVFPCFDEPSFKASFIVSITRDSGSYYALSNMPRARLVHRKDGLVEEHFAPSVNMSSYLVAFAVLDFKWKEKKTDSGVAVRIHAPASDYDRLDYALDSAVKVLSYYEKLFEEPYPLPKLDLLAIPDLLIGAMENWGLVTFRRVHLVYDETYSSSETKLSIIRVIAHELAHQWFGNLVTMRWWNDLWLNEGFASFIQDEFGVNHVIKSWDMRDEVVATSWLTALEADSAWSSHPISVQVYRPEDIDDIFDTISYKKRYIQDHKYGNANADDLWEAIAQENRDIDVKGMMNAWTNQKGFPIINIHKQRDKLFIKQEDFLDKISLQHDREELSYKRKTWFIPLSYMTKSNGTPRWILMPQDCKVYTLKVGPAASTDPWVMANINATGFFTVNYDEENWKKLATQLRADHKVFSPSDRAGLIHDVFSLSCQGLLDPILALNLSTYMVRELQPVPWRVARKETKCLVEVFSKNNRPLYKKFLWHLQDHLIDFLGTEDTGSDQERSFRYDVLSEAMKSGQRKDINEIFTLLFNRLKKRSFESLPNVGPNFRYLAFSFGANKSNEKDWDYLWSVYQQSPFDADRKYLMTVITSFDTDSIRSRNLLLSLDDSKVRPQDSLYWIEQINKGTSKPDPRWSFIVSNWKTLARRYGGTYKLGNLVKAVAGSFHTTKQLKMVKDTFKALPSGELALRAQKQTLEKIRRNIAGKAKLLTTKETFMVHWLQEYLRSSK; translated from the exons ATGGAAACAGAGGAAGATGATTTTTCAATGGGTGAGCCAAAAGATGGTGGTCATAGCAGCGGCGAAAACCTGTTTTCCTGGCTCTATTTTAAGACAAGCACACCGATCCACAGATTAATCGTCAAGGCCGTATTTTTCTCTCTTTCGCTTGTCTTTGCGGTAGTCCTCGTTCTCATATTTCTGCAACACGATTTCCTACCGCTCTTCACTGAGCATGCGCGGGAACTTTCTAAGCATCGTTCTAGGGAAGATGGGGTGGAGTTTAAAATTGTCGACACCATGGAAAAGCTAGCACGTGCAAACCGCGGGCGCTTACCAAGGGACATTCAACCGCTTACTTACAACCTGGATTTGCGGGTAAATTTAACAACTCTCCGATATTGTGGAGTTGTGAAGATTAAAATGCTTTGCAAAAGTGCAACTAGATTTGTTATTCTCCATTCGAAAGATTTGGATATATTAGACGTTTCCATGACACAGGCATATGAGATTCCACCAGTTGAAACATTGACTGTTCAAAGAATTCTGTTATTCAAGAGAAACCAGCAGCTTTGTGTGGAGTTTTTTAAACGTCTTCGTAAGGGAGAGATGTATGTTCTCAatttgagattcaagtccaagatTTCTAACAGATTAGAGGGGTTTTACAAGAGCTATTACACCAATAAACATGGAGAAAAAAG GGCGCTCGCAATGACTTACTTTGAGCCTGCACACGCAAGGAAAGTATTTCCATGCTTTGACGAGCCCTCGTTTAAAGCGTCCTTCATCGTTTCAATAACCCGTGACTCTGGATCGTATTACGCTCTGTCCAACATGCCACGCGCCCGTCTTGTTCACAGAAAGGATGGACTCGTTGAAGAGCATTTTGCTCCAAGCGTCAACATGAGCTCGTACTTGGTGGCTTTCGCGGTTTTAGACTTCAAATGGAAAGAGAAAAAGACTGATTCAGGAGTAGCG GTTCGGATCCATGCCCCTGCAAGCGATTACGACCGTTTGGATTATGCACTGGACAGTGCTGTTAAGGTTCTGTCTTATTACGAGAAGCTGTTTGAAGAGCCTTATCCACTTCCTAAACTTG ACTTGCTAGCAATTCCAGACTTGCTGATCGGCGCCATGGAAAACTGGGGACTGGTGACGTTTCGTCGTGTCCATCTTGTGTACGATGAGACGTATTCATCAAGTGAAACGAAACTGTCAATCATTCGCGTTATAGCGCACGAGCTGGCACATCAG TGGTTTGGAAATCTGGTGACCATGCGATGGTGGAATGATCTGTGGTTAAACGAGGGATTCGCTAGTTTTATCCAGGATGAATTTGGCGTCAATCACGTGATCAAGAGCTGGGACATG CGCGACGAAGTTGTAGCTACCAGCTGGCTGACTGCGTTGGAAGCTGATTCAGCTTGGTCCTCTCATCCAATCAGCGTACAGGTTTACAGACCGGAAGACATCGATGATATATTCGACACGATCTCTTACAAAAAG CGCTACATACAGGATCATAAATATGGAAACGCGAATGCGGATGATTTGTGGGAAGCAATTGCCCAG GAAAATAGAGATATCGATGTTAAAGGAATGATGAACGCTTGGACCAACCAGAAGGGTTTCCCAATCATCAATATTCACAAGCAGAGAGACAAGCTTTTCATCAAACAAGAAGATTTCCTCGATAAAATCAGCTTGCAACATGACAGAGAGGAACTTTCATATAAAAG AAAAACGTGGTTTATTCCTCTGTCGTACATGACAAAGTCAAATGGAACACCTCGCTGGATTTTGATGCCACAAGACTGCA AAGTGTACACCTTGAAAGTGGGCCCCGCGGCATCCACAGATCCATGGGTAATGGCAAATATCAATGCAACTGGTTTCTTTACCGTTAACTACGATGAAGAAAACTGGAAAAAGCTCGCAACGCAACTTCGAGCAGACCACAAG GTGTTCAGTCCATCTGACCGTGCTGGTTTGATCCACGACGTTTTCAGTCTTTCATG tCAAGGTCTTTTGGACCCCATTCTCGCCTTGAACCTATCAACGTACATGGTAAGAGAGTTGCAGCCAGTCCCCTGGCGCGTGGCCAGGAAAGAGACCAAATGTCTTGTGGAGGTGTTCAGCAAAAATAACAGACCGCTTTACAAG AAATTCTTATGGCATCTTCAAGATCACCTGATCGATTTCCTTGGCACAGAGGACACTGGAAGCGACCAGGAAAG atCTTTTAGATACGACGTTCTATCCGAAGCCATGAAAAGCGGTCAAAGAAAGGACATCAATGAAATATTTACACTCTTATTTAACAGGTTAAAGAAAAGGTCTTTTGAAAG CCTTCCGAATGTTGGACCCAACTTCCGGTACTTGGCTTTCTCTTTTGGGGCGAACAAGTCAAACGAGAAAGACTGGGACTATCTGTGGTCAGTCTATCAACAGTCGCCTTTTGATGCGGACCGGAAGTATTTAATGACTGTCATTACGTCGTTCGACACTGACAGCATCAGATCGAG AAATCTGCTGCTGAGTTTAGATGATAGCAAAGTCCGTCCTCAAGATAGCCTTTATTGGATAGAGCAGATTAACAAGGGAACGAGCAAACCGGATCCAAGATGGAGCTTTATAGTCAGCAACTGGAAAACTCTTGCAAGAAG GTATGGGGGAACGTACAAGCTTGGAAATCTTGTCAAAGCAGTTGCAGGAAGTTTTCACACGACAAAGCAGCTCAAGATG GTTAAGGACACATTTAAGGCCTTACCCTCTGGTGAACTGGCCCTCAGGGCACAAAAACAGACCCTGGAAAAGATACGCCGCAATATCGCCGGCAAAGCGAAGCTTCTGACGACAAAGGAGACATTCATGGTTCATTGGTTGCAGGAGTATTTAAGGAGTTCTAAATAA